The genomic interval tgtacaattaattatttaattcgTGATTATTTTACTGTTGTTATTAGCAAGTCTATTACGTCTATAAATAATACAGCGATCAATTTGTTCATTATTTATATACAAAATAAAACCAAGGCTAGATGCATATGCTCACCACGTTTCTTGCAGCatctgtatatacatatacatacaagtacaaCACCGATGCAAAGAATGATGAAGACAGCTGATCCGAtgataatatattttacaaaTGACGTCGTCGAAGTTATAGTTCCTGTAGGAACTTCTGTTGtgcttgttgttgtagttCCTGTAGGAACTTCTGTTGTGCTTGTTGTTGGCGATGCAGTTAGATATTGTGTTGGCTGTAGTTTGTGACAAATTCCAAATCTATCTTCTACGTATCCCTTGAGACAGACGCATTGTgtatcgctcgttctcgttgCTTTCTTGGCAACAATGTGATCTGCTGCACATTCTGCGACTCTTTTACACAGCTCCAAAGGGCTCGAACTATTGGAGTAGTTGACTTCAGCAACACAAGGTTCACACACAGTCGGAGTGTCCTCGTGACAGAATTCTTTAACACCGAAGGCAGGTGGACAAGATACGCATGCTGCGTTAGTGCAATCGTGCCCTTGTTGCTTGCAAACGTTAGTGGACGTTGCAACCTGGAATACATTCAACCAACGTTTAAA from Corticium candelabrum chromosome 14, ooCorCand1.1, whole genome shotgun sequence carries:
- the LOC134190307 gene encoding tumor necrosis factor receptor superfamily member 14-like, coding for MMRQANLCLGLIFLALFKVATSTNVCKQQGHDCTNAACVSCPPAFGVKEFCHEDTPTVCEPCVAEVNYSNSSSPLELCKRVAECAADHIVAKKATRTSDTQCVCLKGYVEDRFGICHKLQPTQYLTASPTTSTTEVPTGTTTTSTTEVPTGTITSTTSFVKYIIIGSAVFIILCIGVVLVCICIYRCCKKRVC